The following proteins are co-located in the Microcystis wesenbergii NRERC-220 genome:
- a CDS encoding DUF1818 family protein produces the protein MEKILKYGSGWRLGWDSKAAIYKGLIGGDDWAIELTEAEWQDLRRLLSQLTATMAAMATELMDEESIACEAESELLWLEAAGFPDHYSLRFILYQGRGCEGNWSATALPELLAAWDNLLYNF, from the coding sequence ATGGAAAAAATTCTCAAATATGGTTCGGGTTGGCGACTCGGTTGGGATTCTAAGGCGGCCATTTATAAAGGATTAATTGGTGGCGATGATTGGGCGATCGAATTGACCGAGGCCGAGTGGCAAGATTTGCGTCGGTTACTATCACAATTGACCGCAACTATGGCGGCCATGGCCACAGAATTAATGGATGAAGAAAGTATTGCTTGTGAAGCGGAAAGCGAGCTTTTATGGTTAGAAGCGGCAGGATTTCCCGATCATTATTCCCTGCGATTTATTCTCTATCAAGGTCGCGGTTGTGAGGGCAATTGGTCGGCCACTGCCCTGCCAGAGTTGCTCGCCGCTTGGGACAATTTGCTTTACAATTTTTAA